The Podarcis muralis chromosome 10, rPodMur119.hap1.1, whole genome shotgun sequence genome includes a region encoding these proteins:
- the SSTR3 gene encoding somatostatin receptor type 3, whose amino-acid sequence MDNFNFTTTLASWEENSTASWVAPVSGNLSQASRLGLDVSGVLIPLVYLIVCVVGLAGNSLVIYVVLCHSVSESVTNVYIFNLALADELFMFGLPFLAAQNALSYWPFGSFMCRLVMAVDAINQFTSIFCLTVMSVDRYLAVVHPVKSSKWRTARVAKAVSATVWVLSSVVVLPVVVFSDVPPGMSTCHIQWPEPASVWKAGFIVYTATLGFFGPLLVICLCYLLIVVKVRSSGRKVRALTAKRKRSERRVTRMVVAVVAVFVLCWLPFYVLNIINVIWTLPEEPSLFGIYFLVVVLPYANSCANPIIYGFLSYRFKQGFRRALLRPSRRVQNQEIAAAATTGGKMEEEEEEDDEMEAEASEVSKIAQNGNGMQECAPISGAGGSSEQKPLPEEPGISEKPSVMNISYL is encoded by the coding sequence ATGGACAATTTCAACTtcaccaccacactggcttcctgggAAGAGAATTCAACAGCCAGCTGGGTGGCCCCTGTTTCTGGGAACCTATCCCAAGCTTCCAGGCTCGGCCTGGATGTCAGCGGTGTCCTCATCCCTCTGGTTTACCTCATTGTCTGCGTGGTGGGACTAGCCGGAAACTCCCTGGTCATCTATGTGGTTTTGTGCCATTCCGTCAGCGAATCGGTGACCAACGTCTACATCTTCAACTTGGCGCTGGCCGATGAGCTCTTCATGTTCGGCCTGCCCTTCTTGGCTGCACAAAATGCCTTATCCTATTGGCCTTTCGGTTCCTTCATGTGCCGGCTAGTGATGGCCGTGGATGCTATAAACCAGTTCACTAGTATTTTCTGCCTGACCGTGATGAGTGTGGACCGCTACCTGGCGGTAGTGCACCCGGTGAAATCGTCAAAATGGCGGACGGCACGTGTGGCCAAGGCGGTCAGTGCCACTGTTTGGGTGCTGTCTTCTGTGGTGGTGCTGCCTGTGGTCGTGTTTTCAGATGTCCCCCCGGGCATGAGCACATGCCACATCCAGTGGCCTGAGCCAGCTTCAGTCTGGAAAGCAGGTTTCATTGTCTACACAGCCACTCTTGGCTTCTTTGGGCCTCTGCTGGTCATCTGCCTATGTTACCTGCTTATTGTTGTCAAGGTTCGGTCGTCAGGCAGAAAGGTGAGAGCGTTGACAGCCAAGCGCAAGCGCTCCGAGCGGAGAGTCACGCGCATGGTGGTTGCCGTTGTTGCGGTCTTTGTCCTCTGCTGGCTACCTTTCTATGTGCTCAACATCATCAACGTCATCTGGACCTTGCCTGAGGAGCCATCTCTCTTTGGCATCTACTTCCTTGTCGTGGTCTTGCCCTATGCTAACAGCTGTGCCAACCCCATAATCTATGGCTTCCTCTCGTACCGCTTCAAGCAGGGTTTCCGCAGGGCTCTCCTCAGACCCTCCCGCCGAGTGCAGAACCAAGAaatcgcagcagcagcaaccacggGTGGTaagatggaggaagaggaagaggaagacgacGAAATGGAGGCAGAAGCAAGTGAGGTCAGCAAGATTGCCCAAAACGGCAATGGCATGCAAGAGTGTGCCCCCATcagtggggcaggggggagcAGTGAACAGAAGCCACTGCCAGAGGAGCCTGGGATCTCTGAGAAGCCTAGTGTTATGAACATTAGCTACTTATAG